The following proteins are co-located in the Streptomyces kaniharaensis genome:
- a CDS encoding MerR family transcriptional regulator, translating into MTSGVTIGQAAAFVGVTVKTVRHYHQHGLVDEPQRDTSGYRRYGSEELLRLVQVRTLAAAGVPLAEIGLLLDADAGQFADALADVARQLTERIAELSARLDMLHRLAEGDRALLPERACAVLNRMPGLGFGPDYVAAQREALVLARVLVPEGFEGFLAQLEHQLDDPEYIELVKRGQEAESWEPDDPRIAELANAMADRYLANPALLGSPASQRAWNKAATQYRLINNHRGDQASVSARLTALTEARLRSAGVPIPRR; encoded by the coding sequence ATGACGAGCGGGGTCACGATCGGGCAGGCGGCGGCGTTCGTCGGCGTCACGGTGAAGACGGTGCGGCACTACCACCAGCACGGGCTGGTCGACGAGCCGCAGCGCGACACCTCCGGCTACCGGCGGTACGGATCGGAGGAACTGCTGCGGCTGGTACAGGTCCGGACGCTGGCCGCCGCCGGGGTGCCGCTGGCCGAGATCGGGCTGCTACTCGACGCCGATGCCGGCCAGTTCGCCGACGCCCTCGCCGACGTCGCACGGCAGCTCACCGAACGGATCGCGGAGCTGTCCGCGCGCCTCGACATGCTGCACCGGCTCGCCGAAGGCGACCGGGCCCTGTTGCCCGAGCGCGCCTGCGCGGTCCTCAACCGGATGCCCGGCCTCGGCTTCGGTCCCGACTACGTGGCCGCGCAGCGCGAAGCCCTGGTGCTGGCCAGGGTGCTGGTGCCGGAGGGCTTCGAGGGCTTCCTGGCCCAGCTCGAACACCAGCTGGACGACCCCGAGTACATCGAGCTGGTCAAGCGCGGCCAGGAGGCCGAGTCCTGGGAACCGGACGACCCGAGGATCGCAGAGCTCGCAAACGCCATGGCCGACCGCTACCTCGCCAACCCCGCACTGCTGGGGAGCCCCGCCAGCCAACGGGCCTGGAACAAGGCCGCCACCCAGTACCGGCTGATCAACAACCACCGCGGAGACCAGGCCTCGGTCTCAGCCCGCCTGACCGCACTCACCGAGGCCAGACTCCGCTCCGCAGGCGTACCTATCCCACGCCGATGA
- a CDS encoding serine hydrolase domain-containing protein yields the protein MSVILSGRGQDRPELQKVIEEIVESGVLGVQLRVNDERGEWAGSGGARELGRSAKPLTDGHFRIGSSTKNFIATTVLMLAAEGRIGLDIPAGDYLPEFGLDRRITVRMLLQHTSGIFSHTGELYEDGTVAFGVPWRGKAWVDKRFHTYLPEELVRLSLSKAARFEPGSGWSYSNTNYVLARLVIESITERSFADELQRLILGPLGMTGTVAPGASPEVPEPHNHGYYRYEDAGQEKTVDVTRHNPTWVAAGGDMISTTKDLHTYFSALMGGKLLPAELLTEMRTPEATIGYGLGVFAQDLGPGAGTVFHHNGATIGSAALMYSTPDGSTTMTAGLTYVDDADMSIAAAFQTAQQRLVGDVFGSGRADPARPTR from the coding sequence ATGTCCGTCATCCTTTCCGGCCGGGGCCAGGACCGTCCGGAGCTGCAGAAGGTGATCGAGGAGATCGTCGAGTCCGGTGTTCTCGGGGTGCAGCTGCGGGTGAACGACGAGCGGGGCGAATGGGCCGGCAGCGGCGGGGCGCGTGAGCTGGGCCGAAGCGCGAAGCCGCTGACCGATGGGCACTTCCGCATCGGCAGCAGCACCAAGAACTTCATCGCGACCACGGTGCTCATGCTGGCGGCCGAGGGCAGGATCGGCCTGGACATCCCTGCCGGTGACTACCTGCCCGAGTTCGGGCTGGACCGACGGATCACCGTGCGGATGCTGCTGCAGCACACCAGTGGGATCTTCAGCCACACCGGCGAGCTCTACGAGGACGGGACGGTCGCGTTCGGGGTCCCCTGGCGGGGCAAGGCGTGGGTGGACAAACGGTTCCACACCTATCTACCCGAGGAGCTGGTGCGGCTGTCGCTGTCCAAGGCGGCGCGGTTCGAGCCGGGATCGGGCTGGAGCTACTCCAACACCAACTACGTGCTGGCCCGGCTGGTGATCGAGAGCATCACCGAACGGTCGTTCGCCGACGAGCTGCAGCGGCTGATCCTGGGGCCGCTGGGGATGACCGGCACCGTGGCGCCGGGCGCCTCGCCGGAGGTCCCCGAGCCCCACAACCACGGCTACTACCGCTATGAGGACGCCGGGCAGGAGAAGACGGTCGATGTCACCCGCCACAACCCCACCTGGGTCGCGGCCGGCGGTGACATGATCTCGACCACCAAGGACCTGCACACCTACTTCTCCGCACTGATGGGCGGCAAGCTGCTGCCGGCCGAACTGCTGACCGAGATGCGCACTCCGGAGGCGACGATCGGCTACGGCCTGGGGGTGTTCGCGCAGGACCTGGGGCCGGGCGCCGGCACCGTCTTCCACCACAACGGCGCCACCATTGGCTCGGCTGCGCTGATGTACAGCACCCCCGACGGCAGTACCACCATGACCGCCGGGCTGACCTACGTGGACGACGCCGACATGTCCATAGCAGCGGCATTCCAGACCGCCCAACAGCGGCTCGTCGGCGACGTGTTCGGCAGCGGGCGGGCCGATCCGGCGCGGCCGACGCGCTGA